In Mucilaginibacter celer, one DNA window encodes the following:
- a CDS encoding pyridoxamine 5'-phosphate oxidase family protein, with amino-acid sequence MNFARFAFTDGVKKLQEKYGSRPAYARMENMLADKEGITEDEQLFIESRDSFYMASIGENGYPYIQHRGGPTGFIKVIDNHTLGVVDFRGNKQYISVGNVLAHPQVSLFLMDYPHKTRLKIFADARIVELADNPELFDLIDPSDYKHTAERMLIFDVKAFDWNCPQHITPRYTVDEIKEAFAPQNEYVLKLEYEIEKLKKQLAEK; translated from the coding sequence ATGAACTTTGCACGATTTGCTTTTACCGATGGGGTTAAAAAGCTCCAGGAAAAATACGGCAGCCGCCCGGCCTACGCCCGTATGGAAAATATGCTGGCCGATAAGGAAGGGATTACTGAGGACGAACAACTATTTATTGAAAGCCGCGACAGTTTTTATATGGCCAGCATTGGCGAAAACGGTTATCCCTACATTCAGCACAGGGGAGGCCCCACCGGCTTTATTAAGGTAATTGATAACCATACGTTGGGTGTAGTTGATTTTAGGGGGAATAAACAATATATCTCGGTAGGTAATGTATTGGCGCATCCGCAGGTATCCTTGTTTTTAATGGATTATCCGCACAAAACCCGTCTCAAAATTTTTGCCGATGCACGTATTGTTGAACTGGCCGACAACCCCGAACTGTTTGATCTGATCGATCCATCCGACTATAAACATACCGCCGAACGGATGCTGATTTTTGATGTGAAGGCTTTCGACTGGAATTGCCCGCAGCACATTACACCGCGCTACACAGTTGATGAAATTAAAGAGGCTTTTGCCCCGCAAAATGAATATGTGCTGAAGCTGGAATATGAAATTGAAAAGCTGAAGAAACAACTGGCCGAAAAGTAA
- a CDS encoding carboxymuconolactone decarboxylase family protein yields MKTFAIPTREQVTPENQAIFDTLTKVVGRVPNLFAVFATSDHALANYITLSNGKTSLRAKEKEAVNLIVSQVNDCAYCSAAHTAIAKMNGFNDDQIVEIRKGGASFDAKIDALVKVAKSITENKGHADHQLIENFYAAGYTQANLIDVAVAVGDKTITNYVYALTQVPVDWPAIPEVK; encoded by the coding sequence ATGAAAACTTTCGCAATTCCAACCAGAGAACAAGTAACTCCTGAAAACCAGGCAATATTCGATACATTAACCAAAGTGGTAGGCCGCGTGCCAAACCTGTTTGCAGTATTTGCAACTTCAGATCATGCCCTTGCCAACTACATCACCCTTTCAAACGGCAAAACTTCATTACGTGCCAAAGAAAAAGAAGCCGTAAACCTGATAGTCAGCCAGGTAAATGACTGTGCTTACTGTTCTGCAGCCCATACAGCTATCGCCAAAATGAATGGTTTTAACGATGACCAGATTGTTGAAATCCGCAAAGGTGGTGCTTCATTCGATGCTAAAATTGATGCCCTTGTAAAAGTAGCCAAATCAATTACCGAAAATAAAGGCCATGCCGATCATCAGCTGATTGAAAACTTTTACGCTGCCGGTTATACCCAGGCTAACCTGATTGACGTAGCCGTAGCAGTAGGCGATAAAACTATCACCAACTACGTATACGCCTTAACCCAGGTACCTGTCGACTGGCCAGCTATTCCTGAAGTAAAATAA